A genomic segment from Nicotiana sylvestris chromosome 1, ASM39365v2, whole genome shotgun sequence encodes:
- the LOC138876460 gene encoding uncharacterized protein has product MDAIALVQHFGTLDLFLTMTCNPLWPEIKEHLLSTDEAQNKPDLISRVFRAKLEELKNDILKRNIFEKVVAFMYTVELQKRGLPHAHFLIILANEYKLLTPESYDRVVCAELPDLDKEPYLYSLVVHHILDCPCGHLNPANSCMKNGYCKFNYPKDFADRTSKGKNSYPIYKRRYTGEAIKIREQFLDNLWVVPYNPFLLGKFNCHMNCKHVIFDPPREFSHF; this is encoded by the coding sequence ATGGATGCTATTGCTTTGGTACAACATTTTGGAACACTTGACTTGTTTCTAACGATGACATGCAACCCATTATGGCCAGAAATAAAAGAACATTTGTTATCTACTGATGAGGCACAAAATAAACCTGACTTAATTAGTCGCGTATTTAGAGCAAAACTGGAAGAGCtaaaaaatgatatattaaaaaGAAATATATTTGAAAAGGTTGTTGCTTTTATGTACACTGTAGAATTACAGAAACGTGGTCTTCCACATGCACATTTTCTTATTATTCTTGCTAATGAATACAAATTGTTGACACCTGAATCTTACGACAGAGTTGTTTGTGCTGAATTACCTGATCTTGATAAAGAGCCTTACTTATACTCACTTGTTGTACATCATATTTTGGACTGTCCTTGTGGTCATTTGAATCCTGCAAATTCATGCATGAAAAATGGATATTGTAAATTCAACTACCCTAAAGATTTTGCTGATCGAACATCAAAAGGAAAAAACTCTTATCCAATTTACAAAAGACGATATACAGGTGAAGCAATAAAAATTAGAGAACAATTCCTCGATAATTTATGGGTGGTACCATATAATCCTTTTTTACTTGGCAAGTTTAACTGTCATAtgaattgtaagcacgtgatttttgaccctccccgagaattttcacatttttag